A genomic stretch from Mesoplodon densirostris isolate mMesDen1 chromosome 3, mMesDen1 primary haplotype, whole genome shotgun sequence includes:
- the ESM1 gene encoding endothelial cell-specific molecule 1 isoform X1, whose amino-acid sequence MKSLLLLATLLVPAHLAAAWSTKYAVDCPERCDTNECKSSLRCKRTVLDDCGCCRVCAAGLGETCYRTVSGMDGVKCGPGLRCQFYSEEDDFGDEFGICKDCPYGTFGMECKQTCSCQSGICDRVTGKCLKFPFQYSVAKAANQRFVSHTEHDMASGDGNAVREELVKENAARSPVMKWLNPR is encoded by the exons ATGAAGAGCCTCCTGCTGCTGGCCACGCTCCTGGTCCCCGCGCACCTGGCGGCGGCCTGGAGCACCAAGTACGCGGTCGATTGCCCGGAGCGTTGTGACACTAACGAGTGCAAAAGCAGCCTGCGCTGTAAGAGGACGGTGCTGGACGACTGTGGCTGCTGCCGGGTGTGCGCCGCTGGGCTGGGAGAAACTTGCTACCGCACGGTCTCAGGCATGGATGGCGTGAAGTGTGGCCCCGGGCTGAGGTGTCAGTTTTACAGTGAGGAGGATGATTTTGGTGACGAGTTTGGTATCTGCAAAG ACTGCCCGTATGGCACCTTCGGGATGGAATGCAAACAGACCTGCAGCTGTCAGTCGGGCATATGTGACAGGGTGACCGGCAAATGTCTGAAGTTTCCCTTCCAATATTCAGTAGCCAAGGCTGCCAACCAGAGATTTGTTTCTCACACAG AGCACGACATGGCATCTGGAGATGGCAATGCTGTGAGAGAAGAACTCGTGAAGGAGAATGCTGCCCGGTCTCCTGTAATGAAGTGGTTAAATCCACGCTGA
- the ESM1 gene encoding endothelial cell-specific molecule 1 isoform X2: MKSLLLLATLLVPAHLAAAWSTKYAVDCPERCDTNECKSSLRCKRTVLDDCGCCRVCAAGLGETCYRTVSGMDGVKCGPGLRCQFYSEEDDFGDEFGICKDCPYGTFGMECKQTCSCQSGICDRVTGKCLKFPFQYSVAKAANQRFVSHTGYKEH; the protein is encoded by the exons ATGAAGAGCCTCCTGCTGCTGGCCACGCTCCTGGTCCCCGCGCACCTGGCGGCGGCCTGGAGCACCAAGTACGCGGTCGATTGCCCGGAGCGTTGTGACACTAACGAGTGCAAAAGCAGCCTGCGCTGTAAGAGGACGGTGCTGGACGACTGTGGCTGCTGCCGGGTGTGCGCCGCTGGGCTGGGAGAAACTTGCTACCGCACGGTCTCAGGCATGGATGGCGTGAAGTGTGGCCCCGGGCTGAGGTGTCAGTTTTACAGTGAGGAGGATGATTTTGGTGACGAGTTTGGTATCTGCAAAG ACTGCCCGTATGGCACCTTCGGGATGGAATGCAAACAGACCTGCAGCTGTCAGTCGGGCATATGTGACAGGGTGACCGGCAAATGTCTGAAGTTTCCCTTCCAATATTCAGTAGCCAAGGCTGCCAACCAGAGATTTGTTTCTCACACAG GCTACAAAGAACATTGA